In Desulfuromonas sp. KJ2020, a single window of DNA contains:
- a CDS encoding Ig-like domain-containing protein has translation MMKIRLNGALLLIGALLLAGCGGSGGDSSMSGDPASLPDLSASTTSLEGHVADGYLRNALVFLDRNGNKRHDADEPMTRSGERGYYSLSVTKEDGDRYPVVVQIQAGETIDEDNVGEPVAFNMTLESPTGHHAFISPLSTLIKHELDKAPQMAVPEAEVRVRNALNLAEDLSLLEDYVAQSLSSADADRRAAAVQAHNTARVLTRLMGELLTEMEVLFAGGIPATQYDAALLVASSAILEKESLLVEGIGDRTQGLTEAEAEALAAELLSHIPMEQIDVDRVALYDQRLLEKNEVWDVTPPTLSSLVPQIGQTVPVDMAISLILNEDIDESTLTADSIHLQSPSGSVPGTLTYDPLSRRLTFQPSQPLFAYTRYTARLNPGLADRFGNALAETFSWEFETLFNIAPPAPPVF, from the coding sequence ATGATGAAGATACGACTTAACGGAGCGCTGCTGTTGATCGGCGCTTTACTGCTGGCCGGTTGCGGCGGCAGTGGAGGAGATAGTTCGATGTCCGGCGATCCGGCTTCGCTGCCCGACCTGTCGGCCTCCACCACTTCGCTGGAAGGACACGTAGCTGACGGCTATCTGCGTAACGCCCTGGTCTTTCTGGATCGCAACGGCAATAAACGCCACGATGCCGACGAGCCGATGACCCGGTCCGGCGAGCGTGGGTATTACAGCCTGTCGGTAACAAAAGAAGACGGCGACCGCTATCCCGTGGTAGTACAGATCCAGGCCGGCGAGACCATCGACGAGGACAACGTCGGGGAACCGGTGGCCTTCAATATGACCCTGGAGTCCCCGACGGGCCATCACGCCTTCATCTCGCCCCTTTCGACCCTGATCAAGCATGAACTCGACAAGGCCCCTCAGATGGCCGTACCGGAAGCCGAAGTGCGTGTACGGAACGCGTTAAACCTTGCCGAGGATCTCAGCCTGCTGGAGGATTATGTGGCGCAGTCCCTCTCTTCGGCGGATGCGGACCGGAGGGCGGCCGCCGTCCAGGCGCACAATACCGCCCGCGTGCTGACCCGCCTTATGGGAGAATTGCTGACGGAGATGGAGGTGCTTTTCGCCGGGGGCATTCCGGCGACCCAATACGATGCGGCCCTGCTGGTTGCGAGCAGCGCGATTCTGGAGAAAGAGAGCCTTCTGGTCGAGGGGATTGGTGATAGAACGCAAGGCCTGACCGAGGCCGAGGCCGAGGCTCTCGCCGCCGAACTGCTTTCCCATATACCCATGGAGCAGATCGACGTGGACCGCGTGGCCCTGTACGATCAACGACTGCTGGAGAAAAACGAGGTCTGGGATGTCACGCCGCCCACCCTGTCGTCCCTGGTGCCCCAAATCGGCCAGACGGTGCCTGTCGACATGGCAATCAGTCTGATTCTGAATGAGGATATCGACGAAAGCACCCTGACTGCCGACAGCATTCACCTGCAGTCCCCCAGCGGTTCGGTGCCGGGCACGCTCACCTATGACCCCCTGAGCCGTCGCCTCACGTTCCAGCCGAGCCAGCCCCTTTTCGCTTACACCCGTTACACCGCCAGACTGAATCCCGGCCTGGCGGACCGGTTTGGCAATGCGTTGGCGGAAACTTTTTCGTGGGAGTTCGAAACGCTCTTCAATATTGCCCCGCCGGCCCCGCCCGTCTTCTAG
- a CDS encoding putative Ig domain-containing protein yields the protein MTQTIMKKGIFTLVRLALTLACWTLTAMPAYAGQVSLAWDASPSAEVVGYRLHYQAGSDTLPFTGTGADQGNSPVDVGGTLTTSLTGLAEGQSYYFTVTAYDAAGNESPISNIISVQVPVLIPVNSAPVLAAIGARSVSENSTLSFALSATDAEGDSLTFSAGALPNGATFNAATRTFSWTPTFEQAGTYAVTLSVSDGKLSDSETVTITVVDSNRAPFISGTPAISAKEGSLYAFTPTAEDQDVEDRLTFSIANKPAWAAFDSATGTLQGTPGSQDVQTFAAIVISVSDGQASASLPAFSISVAANGPQDSDGDGVVDAEDAFPEDPTESVDTDQDGIGNNADSDDDNDGVADSQDAFPLESARTDWVVTATALEGGIISPTGEVEIAYGSEQKFVILPQKGFMIADVLVDGESQGPLPEYRFSAVQQHHQIQAEFAAIPDGLSLSTDSAKLPGVERTDGGSALDNLIDGVPTAELQYRFNVVLRDSLGGADLDVLLVLNGSPYLMNQAQGDVVTGAVFSRTLELGPAPDHRFHFEVRDSRNDLVWAYPSAGELAGPTIELLPGVNVVGIPKNIDGAALTAAQAFATNQAYRWISKGVTSTSNDGSYSPINSANPAKVGEGVFIKKTASSALPDFSAFADIETATFTQPLQAGWNLISNPYQGQIVLEDILVQAGGEPPIAWLDAAARHLVANALYRYKGTDTYAFISAGTPEKAAMVPWIGYWIYVSEPNTPVTLIIPRPGRS from the coding sequence ATGACACAGACCATCATGAAAAAAGGAATCTTCACCCTGGTGCGCCTTGCCTTGACCCTGGCGTGCTGGACGTTGACCGCCATGCCGGCCTATGCGGGCCAGGTCAGTCTGGCCTGGGATGCCAGTCCGTCTGCCGAGGTCGTAGGCTATCGTCTGCATTACCAGGCCGGCTCGGACACCCTCCCTTTCACAGGCACCGGTGCCGATCAGGGGAATTCCCCCGTGGACGTCGGCGGCACGCTGACCACCAGTCTTACCGGTCTGGCGGAAGGACAGAGCTACTACTTCACCGTCACCGCCTATGACGCCGCCGGCAACGAAAGTCCCATATCCAATATTATTTCCGTGCAGGTTCCTGTTCTCATTCCCGTGAACAGCGCCCCGGTTCTGGCTGCTATCGGCGCCAGATCCGTGTCGGAGAACTCCACCCTCTCCTTCGCCCTGAGCGCCACTGACGCCGAGGGAGACAGCCTGACCTTCAGCGCCGGCGCCCTGCCGAACGGAGCCACCTTTAACGCCGCCACCCGCACCTTCAGCTGGACCCCGACTTTTGAGCAGGCGGGAACCTACGCCGTAACCCTCAGCGTCTCCGACGGCAAGCTCAGCGACAGCGAAACTGTGACCATCACGGTGGTTGACAGTAATCGGGCGCCCTTTATCAGCGGCACACCGGCGATCAGCGCCAAAGAAGGTTCGCTCTATGCCTTTACGCCCACGGCTGAAGACCAGGATGTCGAGGACCGTCTGACCTTTTCCATCGCCAACAAGCCGGCCTGGGCCGCATTCGACAGCGCCACCGGCACCCTGCAGGGCACGCCTGGAAGCCAGGATGTTCAAACCTTTGCGGCTATCGTCATTTCGGTCAGTGACGGCCAGGCCAGCGCCTCGTTGCCGGCCTTCTCCATCAGCGTCGCCGCCAACGGCCCCCAGGACAGCGACGGCGATGGCGTCGTGGACGCCGAAGACGCCTTCCCCGAGGACCCCACCGAATCGGTCGATACGGATCAGGACGGCATCGGCAATAACGCGGACAGCGATGACGACAATGACGGCGTCGCTGACAGTCAGGATGCTTTCCCCCTTGAGAGCGCCCGAACCGACTGGGTGGTCACCGCCACCGCCCTGGAAGGCGGCATCATCTCCCCGACGGGCGAGGTGGAAATCGCCTACGGAAGCGAGCAGAAATTCGTCATCCTGCCCCAAAAGGGCTTCATGATCGCCGATGTCCTCGTGGATGGAGAGTCCCAGGGCCCCCTGCCGGAATACCGGTTCAGCGCAGTTCAGCAGCATCACCAGATCCAGGCTGAATTCGCCGCCATCCCCGACGGGCTGAGCCTGTCCACAGATTCTGCCAAGCTCCCCGGCGTGGAACGGACGGACGGCGGCAGCGCCCTTGACAACCTCATCGATGGCGTCCCCACCGCCGAGCTGCAATATCGCTTCAACGTCGTGCTGCGCGACAGTCTGGGCGGCGCCGACCTCGACGTGCTTCTCGTCCTCAACGGCTCCCCCTACCTCATGAACCAGGCACAAGGCGATGTTGTCACGGGCGCCGTATTCTCCCGCACCCTGGAACTGGGACCGGCGCCTGATCACCGTTTTCACTTTGAAGTGCGCGACAGCCGCAACGACCTGGTCTGGGCCTATCCATCCGCAGGCGAGTTGGCCGGGCCGACCATCGAGCTGCTGCCCGGCGTCAACGTAGTGGGTATCCCCAAGAACATTGACGGCGCCGCCCTGACCGCCGCTCAAGCCTTCGCGACGAATCAGGCCTATCGCTGGATCTCCAAAGGGGTCACCAGCACGAGCAATGACGGTTCCTACAGCCCCATCAACAGCGCCAACCCGGCCAAAGTCGGCGAAGGGGTCTTCATCAAAAAGACCGCCTCTTCTGCGCTGCCCGATTTCAGCGCCTTCGCCGACATCGAAACCGCCACCTTCACCCAGCCGTTGCAGGCCGGCTGGAACCTGATATCGAACCCCTATCAGGGCCAGATCGTTCTCGAAGACATCCTCGTGCAGGCTGGAGGGGAACCCCCCATCGCCTGGCTGGACGCCGCCGCTCGCCATCTGGTCGCCAACGCCCTCTACCGCTACAAGGGTACGGACACCTACGCTTTCATCAGTGCCGGAACCCCGGAAAAAGCGGCCATGGTGCCCTGGATTGGCTATTGGATCTACGTCAGTGAGCCAAACACCCCGGTCACTCTCATCATCCCTCGCCCAGGAAGGAGTTGA
- a CDS encoding methyl-accepting chemotaxis protein, giving the protein MNPDTSLKKRKLLNLSIHSAMQWRMIVRISSILFICLLLSSAVYYHFANVEITSSFKLFHIKARSFLDMLLPTVAYSFVFSLVVGFIASLFFPKNYAGSVYRIEQDLKQIREGDLRKRITLRKGDEVKELADQVNTLVQQFHDQVLSIRATLERLPIQESGGPNDSLEKHLERMEKCRREVLAELAIYHVHEHHSS; this is encoded by the coding sequence ATGAATCCCGATACGTCACTGAAAAAACGCAAGCTTCTCAACCTGAGCATCCACAGCGCCATGCAATGGCGCATGATCGTCCGCATCAGCAGCATCCTCTTTATCTGCCTGCTGCTGAGCAGCGCCGTCTATTACCATTTCGCCAATGTGGAGATCACCTCGTCCTTCAAGCTGTTCCACATCAAGGCGCGCAGCTTTCTCGACATGCTGCTGCCCACGGTCGCCTATTCCTTTGTCTTCAGCCTGGTGGTCGGCTTCATCGCCAGCCTCTTTTTTCCCAAAAATTACGCCGGCAGCGTCTACCGCATCGAACAGGACCTGAAACAGATTCGGGAAGGCGACCTGCGCAAACGGATTACCTTGCGAAAAGGGGATGAGGTTAAGGAGTTGGCAGACCAGGTCAACACCCTGGTTCAGCAATTTCACGATCAGGTGCTCAGCATCCGTGCGACCCTGGAACGTCTCCCCATCCAGGAGAGCGGCGGGCCAAATGATTCTCTGGAAAAGCATCTGGAGCGCATGGAAAAGTGTCGCCGGGAGGTTCTGGCTGAACTGGCCATCTACCATGTTCATGAGCACCACTCCTCTTGA
- a CDS encoding cytochrome c3 family protein: MKYLLPAVLLLAGVLFGAFSASTWVLPEESEDDQCIRCHVDTFNEGMAQKFTHPPFFERQCRRCHLAGGSPRQGIPVGEAGLHARLREPQDLTIEVCLSCHSDTDLGASHPVRLYARRGSTIIPEELPTIEDGMMTCVTCHGPHGAPARQLVREIVKTKLCVTCHIRFKNSSPATMF; this comes from the coding sequence ATGAAATATCTTTTACCAGCGGTGCTGCTGCTCGCCGGGGTGCTGTTCGGGGCTTTTTCCGCTTCCACCTGGGTTCTGCCCGAGGAGAGCGAAGACGACCAGTGCATCCGGTGTCATGTCGACACCTTCAACGAGGGGATGGCGCAGAAATTCACCCATCCGCCCTTTTTCGAAAGGCAATGCCGCCGCTGCCACCTGGCCGGCGGCTCGCCGCGGCAGGGCATACCGGTCGGAGAAGCGGGCCTCCATGCTCGCCTGCGTGAACCGCAGGATCTGACCATCGAGGTCTGCCTGAGCTGCCATTCGGACACGGATCTCGGGGCCTCGCATCCCGTGCGGCTCTATGCGCGCCGGGGCAGCACCATTATTCCCGAAGAACTGCCGACCATCGAGGACGGCATGATGACCTGCGTGACCTGTCACGGACCCCACGGCGCTCCCGCCCGCCAGCTGGTCAGGGAAATCGTTAAAACCAAGTTGTGCGTCACCTGCCATATCCGTTTCAAAAACTCGTCCCCGGCGACCATGTTTTGA
- a CDS encoding NHL repeat-containing protein: MKPARIAILTLMLFLLPMAASAAGTVKLKHIQTLYADAVGKPMNGPSAVTVKEDAVVVTDSDNRRLLRFTLKDGVVTPGATLPVDRIYPIKVQIGSNGELFVLDGKDRRIVRLGADGALKGNLDIKGAVSGKVVPRSLRITADGKIAILDIFSERVLWVDESGVVQGQLPFPADYGFISDLSVDRQGNVFLIDSVTAVVYLAKKGEDSFARLTGSLKEHMNFPSTLEVDNQGHIYLVDQYGSGLAVIGIDGSFLGRKLGMGWNDSQLFYPEGMSISDQGDVFIADRENNRVQQFLVVE, encoded by the coding sequence ATGAAACCAGCGAGGATCGCCATCCTGACTCTGATGCTGTTTCTGCTGCCGATGGCCGCTTCGGCTGCCGGTACCGTAAAACTCAAACATATTCAGACCCTTTACGCCGACGCTGTGGGCAAGCCCATGAACGGGCCTTCCGCGGTAACCGTGAAGGAAGATGCCGTCGTGGTAACGGACAGCGACAACCGCCGCCTTTTGCGCTTCACCCTCAAGGACGGGGTCGTCACCCCCGGCGCCACCCTGCCGGTGGACCGCATCTATCCGATCAAGGTGCAGATCGGCAGCAACGGGGAACTGTTCGTGCTTGACGGCAAGGATCGCCGCATTGTCCGTCTCGGTGCCGATGGCGCCCTCAAGGGGAATCTGGACATCAAGGGAGCGGTATCCGGCAAGGTGGTGCCACGCAGCCTGCGCATCACTGCCGACGGCAAGATTGCCATTCTGGATATCTTTTCCGAGCGCGTGCTGTGGGTGGATGAATCCGGGGTCGTACAGGGGCAGCTCCCCTTTCCGGCGGACTACGGCTTTATCTCCGACCTCAGCGTCGACCGCCAGGGCAACGTCTTTTTGATCGACAGCGTCACGGCCGTGGTCTACCTGGCCAAAAAAGGAGAAGACAGTTTTGCCCGCCTGACCGGCAGCCTGAAGGAGCACATGAATTTCCCCTCGACCCTGGAAGTCGACAACCAGGGGCATATCTACCTGGTCGACCAGTATGGCAGCGGTCTGGCGGTCATTGGCATAGACGGCTCTTTTCTCGGGCGCAAACTGGGAATGGGCTGGAACGACAGCCAGCTCTTCTATCCGGAGGGGATGAGCATCAGCGACCAGGGTGACGTCTTCATTGCCGATCGGGAGAACAACCGGGTTCAGCAGTTCCTTGTGGTGGAATAA
- a CDS encoding cytochrome c3 family protein, with product MNLKTNLILTLFAVLVLTASTALGATDAQLKLAKGARGDLCLTCHEAFKDKMKKPHIHTPLKKGDCTGCHNPHAADHGKLMAAEPSRICSKCHDGLIPDGSKSIHQVVAEGKCALCHDPHSADNRNNLVQAGSALCFECHAELGQTMAQNKVKHAPVEKDCLTCHNPHASQTGSALLKEKAPELCLKCHDPNKGTFKSQHLNYPVQTANCSSCHNPHGSNSPSILYDNVHEPLKKRMCKQCHEDPSSATPFATLKPGYELCQGCHYEMLNETFNKDRLHWPLADKKGCINCHAPHASSEANLMAGPMLNVCGSCHADTIARQDRSQTKHQPIADGECGSCHSVHSSNNRFILNEPNTVDLCGQCHDWQTHSTHPIGSEVVDPRNRNLTLDCLSCHRTHGTQYKHFLYYETINDLCIQCHTKYRR from the coding sequence ATGAACCTGAAAACGAACCTGATTCTGACTCTTTTCGCGGTCCTTGTTCTGACGGCTTCCACCGCGCTCGGTGCCACCGACGCGCAACTCAAGCTGGCCAAGGGCGCCCGGGGCGATCTTTGCCTGACCTGCCATGAGGCCTTCAAGGACAAGATGAAGAAGCCCCATATTCACACACCCCTGAAAAAAGGGGACTGCACTGGCTGCCACAACCCCCACGCCGCCGACCACGGCAAACTGATGGCGGCGGAGCCGAGCCGGATCTGCAGCAAGTGTCACGACGGTCTGATCCCGGACGGCTCGAAGAGCATTCACCAGGTCGTCGCCGAGGGGAAGTGCGCCCTCTGCCATGACCCCCATTCGGCCGACAACCGCAACAACCTCGTTCAGGCCGGCAGCGCCCTCTGCTTCGAGTGCCATGCCGAACTCGGCCAGACCATGGCCCAGAACAAGGTGAAACATGCCCCCGTGGAGAAAGACTGCCTCACTTGCCACAACCCGCATGCCTCCCAAACGGGTTCTGCCCTGCTGAAGGAAAAAGCGCCGGAACTCTGCCTGAAGTGCCACGACCCCAACAAGGGCACCTTCAAGAGCCAGCACCTCAACTACCCGGTGCAGACCGCCAACTGTTCCTCCTGCCACAATCCCCACGGCTCGAACAGTCCATCCATTCTCTATGACAACGTGCACGAGCCCCTGAAGAAGAGAATGTGCAAGCAGTGCCACGAAGATCCCTCCTCGGCGACCCCCTTCGCCACCCTGAAACCGGGATACGAGCTCTGCCAGGGTTGTCACTACGAGATGCTCAACGAAACCTTCAACAAGGACCGTCTGCACTGGCCCCTGGCTGACAAGAAGGGCTGCATCAACTGCCATGCACCCCACGCCTCGTCGGAAGCCAACCTGATGGCGGGCCCCATGCTCAACGTCTGCGGCAGTTGCCATGCGGACACCATCGCTCGCCAGGATCGCAGCCAGACCAAGCATCAGCCCATCGCCGACGGCGAGTGTGGCTCCTGTCATTCCGTGCACAGCTCAAACAACCGTTTCATTCTCAACGAGCCGAACACCGTCGATTTGTGCGGCCAGTGTCACGACTGGCAGACCCACTCGACCCATCCCATCGGCAGCGAAGTGGTCGATCCGCGCAACCGCAACCTGACCCTGGACTGCTTGAGTTGTCACCGCACGCACGGGACCCAGTACAAGCACTTCCTCTACTATGAAACCATCAACGACCTGTGTATTCAGTGTCATACCAAGTATCGGAGGTAA
- a CDS encoding cytochrome c3 family protein, with product MSLSSGKNKFWTALFSAAVIVLLAGLTTGEAEAAKRSFSRQGCIDCHKDFDKEYLSKKHVHAIVKDQKCEECHLPHGIIPKLLLKESGNKVCFPCHSQEDLGLDKKGVHSAVRKGQCTTCHNPHASDNPFMMNASGSDICFQCHDKTPFSRKEVHGVIQDQGCRACHMAHGSPEPNLLTENPLKLCLTCHDPGDKAFRQAHGDYPVEQQSCTLCHDPHSSDLGSLLKGSVHSPVAEASCEACHNGATSAEPFGLAQTGSELCQNCHDPDALKGGGTVLHSPFEGGECLSCHAPHTSDNAVLLTAKGNQLCFDCHAEKNAKFTSPHAPVDSERGCLSCHSPHAGLHDGLLAQPDGQQCLECHADVKTAIAKLAKPHQPATEEMCSTCHNPHGSNAPDMLTQRADSLCYQCHAELEGEFLQTVIHQPVKSGSCTLCHSGHGGSDARFLRAQGADLCVKCHETLMDNPNKELEHSPFKDRDCLICHDPHASPYGGMLADAQRTVCAACHSDLTDELASAKSQHAPVTNGECSQCHSPHKTALPGLLLTTGPDLCLSCHTTLKDKMGSERAHSPAAQDCLQCHKPHLSEQNRLLTEPQHSLCAACHETDVDSFRKAHAGIATEVMDCVTCHNPHASKDPQYFKDVMHAPFAARSCEPCHLVEQ from the coding sequence ATGAGCTTATCGTCAGGAAAAAACAAATTTTGGACGGCTCTCTTTTCGGCGGCGGTCATCGTCCTCTTGGCGGGCCTTACTACCGGGGAGGCCGAGGCGGCCAAGCGTTCCTTCAGCCGCCAGGGCTGTATCGACTGCCACAAGGACTTTGACAAGGAATACCTGTCCAAAAAGCATGTGCACGCCATCGTCAAAGACCAGAAATGCGAGGAATGCCACCTGCCTCACGGCATCATCCCCAAGCTGCTGCTGAAGGAGTCGGGGAACAAGGTCTGCTTCCCCTGCCACAGCCAGGAGGATCTGGGCCTGGACAAAAAGGGCGTTCACAGCGCCGTGCGCAAGGGGCAATGCACGACCTGCCACAACCCGCACGCCTCGGACAACCCCTTCATGATGAACGCGAGCGGCAGCGATATCTGTTTCCAGTGTCACGATAAGACCCCCTTCTCCCGCAAGGAGGTACATGGCGTCATCCAGGATCAGGGCTGCCGCGCCTGTCACATGGCCCACGGTTCCCCTGAACCGAACCTGCTGACGGAGAATCCGCTGAAGCTCTGCCTCACCTGCCACGACCCCGGAGATAAAGCCTTCCGCCAGGCCCACGGGGATTATCCGGTGGAGCAGCAGTCCTGCACCCTCTGCCACGATCCCCATTCCAGCGATCTGGGCAGCCTCCTTAAAGGCAGCGTTCACTCGCCGGTGGCGGAAGCCAGCTGTGAGGCCTGCCACAACGGCGCCACCTCGGCCGAACCCTTCGGCCTGGCCCAGACCGGCAGCGAACTGTGCCAGAACTGTCATGATCCCGACGCGCTCAAGGGCGGCGGTACCGTGCTCCATTCGCCCTTTGAGGGGGGCGAATGTCTCTCCTGTCACGCCCCGCACACCTCGGACAATGCCGTGCTGCTCACGGCCAAAGGCAATCAGCTGTGTTTCGACTGCCATGCCGAGAAAAACGCCAAGTTCACCAGCCCTCACGCGCCGGTCGATTCGGAACGGGGGTGTCTGTCCTGTCATTCACCCCATGCCGGCCTGCACGACGGGCTGCTCGCCCAACCGGACGGCCAGCAGTGCCTTGAGTGCCATGCGGACGTCAAGACCGCCATTGCCAAGCTGGCGAAACCTCACCAGCCCGCCACGGAAGAGATGTGCAGCACCTGCCATAACCCCCACGGCTCCAACGCACCCGACATGCTTACCCAGCGGGCCGACAGCCTGTGCTACCAGTGCCACGCCGAGCTGGAGGGCGAGTTCCTGCAGACGGTCATCCATCAGCCGGTCAAATCGGGGAGCTGCACCCTCTGCCACAGCGGCCACGGCGGCTCGGATGCGCGCTTCCTGCGGGCCCAGGGCGCCGATCTCTGCGTGAAATGCCATGAGACGCTGATGGACAACCCGAACAAGGAACTGGAGCATTCCCCCTTCAAGGATCGGGATTGCCTCATCTGCCATGATCCCCATGCCAGCCCCTACGGCGGCATGCTCGCCGACGCGCAGAGAACCGTGTGCGCGGCCTGTCACAGTGATCTTACCGATGAACTGGCCTCGGCGAAGAGTCAGCACGCCCCCGTTACCAACGGCGAGTGCAGCCAGTGCCACAGTCCGCACAAAACGGCCCTGCCCGGCCTGCTGCTCACCACCGGCCCGGACCTCTGCCTTAGCTGCCACACGACTCTGAAGGACAAGATGGGCAGCGAGCGGGCCCATTCTCCGGCCGCGCAGGATTGCCTGCAGTGCCACAAACCGCACCTGTCGGAGCAGAACCGCTTGCTGACAGAGCCCCAGCACAGCCTGTGCGCCGCCTGTCATGAGACGGATGTCGACTCCTTCCGCAAGGCACACGCCGGCATCGCCACCGAGGTCATGGACTGCGTCACCTGTCATAATCCGCACGCCTCCAAAGACCCGCAATACTTCAAGGATGTCATGCATGCGCCCTTTGCGGCACGATCCTGTGAACCCTGCCACCTTGTCGAGCAGTAA
- a CDS encoding peptidyl-prolyl cis-trans isomerase has protein sequence MKKMFRLIPLALMISLAPMASAFAFGDAQHAEEHRANQVVLDDNATLSLQVPVFSPSFAGTPVAFVNKHPVLLGQLTPALTPVHEEMPLPTSGAAKALTNTMNRELDKVIAERSEGKTEVSVERLTAGGIDKDRNLQINVPLSSLWFGETPVAEVNQEPIVMAEFSRDLKASYGDMTEENHHATLTENAQHLLDRLIAVRLVALEARNIGLDQTATIRKQVDDFAEKTLLYALLNKQLAGLTVDEKEANKLYRDISLEGKFESYRFSKQEDAVALLKALEEKKSFDALIKEAIAQGKAVKEPDAEYTSFKNLLPQIATDAKEMKAGDISKIYTKADGFLIFRLVDKRFMEDPAALQFARKAVWDGQVASQGEKYVSKLVDEKAIFNKEAEAAIDFAKIKEKNPEIKLGEALAPLLTDKRVLATVKGAEPEILTVAEFAGRLNSTFYHGTDIPLDVKEVEGKKDQILNDILFRRAGTLVAKNLGLDKEQDYRLQVEEFERKTLFDNFVQKAVVPDVTISEEEVRQYYDDNLQKYSTPTMLRVKSLPFYRENDARDALKKLQGGSDFKWVAANSSGLVPVENKDLLTFGNSILSLTSLPAHLQKEGESYRTGDAIVFDDPGKFFYVLYFEKVYPPEPKPYDQVREEIRQIIFQNKVEETLEMWIGKLREAYDTRIYLSGQAS, from the coding sequence ATGAAAAAAATGTTTCGCCTTATCCCTCTCGCACTGATGATCAGCCTCGCTCCCATGGCCTCCGCCTTCGCCTTCGGTGATGCCCAGCATGCTGAGGAACACCGGGCCAACCAGGTCGTTCTCGACGACAATGCCACCCTCAGCCTGCAGGTTCCTGTTTTTTCCCCCAGCTTTGCGGGCACTCCCGTCGCTTTCGTCAACAAGCATCCGGTCCTGCTGGGCCAGCTGACACCTGCCCTGACGCCTGTTCACGAAGAAATGCCCTTGCCGACGTCGGGCGCAGCCAAAGCTCTGACCAACACGATGAACCGTGAACTCGACAAGGTGATCGCCGAGCGCTCAGAGGGCAAGACCGAAGTGAGCGTCGAGCGTCTGACGGCCGGGGGCATCGACAAGGATCGAAACCTGCAGATCAACGTGCCCCTCTCTTCGCTCTGGTTCGGCGAAACGCCCGTAGCCGAGGTGAATCAGGAGCCTATCGTCATGGCCGAGTTTTCACGGGATTTGAAGGCTTCTTATGGTGATATGACCGAAGAGAACCACCATGCCACCCTCACCGAAAATGCACAGCACCTGTTGGACCGCCTGATTGCTGTTCGGCTGGTCGCGCTGGAGGCACGGAACATCGGTTTGGACCAGACCGCCACGATCCGTAAGCAGGTCGATGATTTTGCCGAAAAGACCCTGCTATATGCTCTGCTCAACAAGCAACTGGCCGGCCTGACCGTCGACGAGAAAGAAGCAAACAAACTCTATCGGGATATTTCCCTGGAAGGGAAATTCGAAAGCTACCGCTTCTCCAAGCAGGAGGATGCAGTCGCGCTTCTCAAGGCTCTGGAAGAGAAGAAATCCTTCGACGCCCTGATCAAAGAAGCCATCGCCCAGGGCAAGGCCGTCAAAGAGCCCGACGCGGAATACACCTCCTTCAAGAATCTGCTCCCCCAGATCGCCACCGATGCCAAGGAGATGAAGGCGGGGGACATCAGTAAGATCTACACGAAGGCGGATGGCTTCCTCATCTTCCGCCTGGTCGACAAACGTTTTATGGAAGATCCGGCTGCCCTGCAGTTCGCCCGCAAAGCGGTATGGGACGGGCAGGTGGCCAGCCAGGGAGAGAAGTACGTCTCCAAGCTGGTTGATGAAAAGGCCATATTCAACAAGGAGGCGGAGGCCGCTATCGACTTTGCGAAAATCAAGGAGAAAAACCCGGAGATCAAGCTCGGCGAGGCTCTGGCTCCCCTGCTGACAGACAAGCGCGTGCTTGCCACCGTCAAGGGGGCGGAGCCCGAGATCCTCACGGTGGCCGAGTTTGCCGGTCGACTGAACAGCACGTTCTATCACGGCACCGACATCCCCCTGGATGTCAAGGAGGTGGAGGGCAAGAAGGACCAGATTCTCAACGACATCCTCTTCCGCCGGGCCGGCACTTTGGTCGCAAAAAACCTTGGCCTGGACAAGGAACAGGATTATCGCCTGCAGGTCGAGGAGTTCGAGCGCAAGACCCTGTTCGACAACTTCGTGCAGAAGGCCGTCGTGCCCGATGTAACCATCAGCGAAGAAGAAGTTCGCCAATATTACGATGACAACCTGCAGAAGTATTCCACCCCGACCATGCTGCGGGTCAAATCCCTCCCCTTCTACCGCGAGAACGATGCCCGCGACGCCCTGAAGAAACTGCAGGGGGGGAGCGATTTCAAATGGGTGGCCGCCAACTCCTCCGGTCTGGTCCCCGTAGAGAACAAGGATCTGCTCACCTTCGGCAACAGCATCCTGAGCCTGACCTCCCTGCCGGCCCATCTGCAGAAGGAAGGCGAAAGCTATCGCACCGGCGACGCCATTGTCTTCGACGATCCGGGTAAATTTTTCTACGTACTCTATTTTGAAAAGGTCTATCCGCCCGAGCCGAAGCCTTACGATCAGGTCCGGGAGGAGATCCGGCAGATCATTTTCCAGAACAAAGTGGAGGAAACCCTGGAGATGTGGATCGGCAAACTCAGGGAAGCCTACGACACCCGCATTTATCTGAGCGGGCAGGCTTCGTGA